A region from the Stygiolobus caldivivus genome encodes:
- a CDS encoding DUF1177 domain-containing protein: MILKTLIDVIGILESKSPLETIRKRLENKVEYEETIVGEVPYIKAVYKGGGKDKIEILGRLGAIQMVNTNKGLVSDADGAVITLTTLFELLDLMDKGIVFDIDIVFVTNLATRAKLIPHRPFDFMIPLMGLDDALKIEVDPTASFILSIDSTKGNRLAKYDDFALTHVIKDGYILKLHDNVIDIYNRVTEHEIYMVPLTTGDLTPLDYNVYHISTLISPWLYTSSPVIGLATVSKQVIPGYETGVQNLIMLEHASRFCTELIKYLEKGGKVYDENELMELESKLGKSNLVKAKRV, translated from the coding sequence ATGATTTTGAAGACGCTGATTGACGTAATTGGTATCTTAGAATCTAAGAGTCCGCTAGAGACGATTAGAAAGAGATTAGAAAATAAGGTTGAGTATGAGGAAACGATAGTGGGAGAAGTCCCTTATATTAAAGCCGTATATAAAGGTGGGGGGAAGGACAAGATTGAAATTTTAGGGAGGTTAGGAGCAATACAGATGGTTAACACGAATAAGGGTTTAGTTTCTGACGCTGATGGTGCCGTTATCACGTTAACTACACTTTTCGAACTCCTTGACCTGATGGATAAAGGAATTGTATTTGATATTGATATAGTATTTGTTACAAATTTAGCTACTAGAGCTAAGCTGATCCCTCACAGACCGTTTGACTTTATGATCCCATTAATGGGACTAGACGACGCATTAAAAATTGAAGTAGACCCTACAGCTTCATTTATATTATCTATAGATTCTACTAAGGGGAATAGGTTAGCAAAATACGACGATTTTGCGTTAACACATGTTATTAAAGACGGTTATATATTGAAATTGCATGATAACGTCATCGATATCTATAATAGAGTTACTGAACACGAAATTTATATGGTACCTCTTACTACCGGTGATCTTACACCTCTAGACTATAATGTATATCATATTAGTACTTTGATTTCCCCTTGGCTGTATACTTCTTCACCGGTCATTGGCTTAGCTACGGTTTCTAAACAGGTGATACCCGGATATGAGACTGGAGTCCAAAACCTAATAATGTTAGAACATGCATCGAGATTTTGCACCGAACTTATAAAGTATTTAGAAAAGGGCGGAAAAGTATATGATGAAAACGAGTTAATGGAATTAGAGAGCAAACTAGGTAAATCAAATTTGGTTAAGGCCAAGAGAGTGTAG